In Papaver somniferum cultivar HN1 chromosome 1, ASM357369v1, whole genome shotgun sequence, a genomic segment contains:
- the LOC113309954 gene encoding probable 2-oxoglutarate-dependent dioxygenase ANS → MEVFVSGVQTLSETGVTHVPSQYIQPPQDRPHQPITTSSSDSLNIPIIDLFNFNPQHSNDVRAELGRACSDWGAFQITNHGISNSLIKDMIDVGLTFFSECSITEKSKYSCDPNSAASEGYGSRMLVKEDSVLDWRDYFDHHTFPLSRRNPNRWPDFPTNYRGVVEEYSNQIKELALKLMSMISENLGLQSSCIEHIIGEVYQNITISYYPPCPQPELTLGLQSHSDIGAITLLIQDDVGGLEVLKDEKWVTVQPVSDAIVVILADQTEIMTNGKYRSAVHRAVSNSHRARLSVGTFHDPGKIRRIAPAAQLVDKDTLARYKEVVYGEYVSNWYSKGPEGKRNIDFLLIDPLLLNQQ, encoded by the exons ATGGAGGTCTTTGTATCAGGAGTTCAAACCTTATCTGAAACTGGTGTCACTCATGTTCCATCTCAGTACATACAACCACCACAGGATCGACCTCATCAACCAATAACAACTTCTTCCTCAGATTCTCTCAACATACCCATTATTGATTTATTCAATTTCAATCCGCAACATTCAAACGATGTGCGTGCAGAACTTGGTCGAGCTTGTAGTGATTGGGGTGCTTTTCAAATTACAAATCATGGGATTTCAAATTCACTAATCAAAGATATGATTGACGTAGGTTTGACTTTCTTTAGCGAGTGTTCAATTACAGAGAAATCTAAGTATTCTTGTGATCCAAATTCTGCTGCTTCGGAAGGATATGGAAGTCGAATGCTAGTCAAAGAAGATAGTGTCTTGGATTGGCGAGATTATTTTGATCATCATACTTTTCCATTatctcgtcgaaaccctaatcgATGGCCAGATTTTCCTACTAATTATAG AGGAGTTGTGGAGGAATATAGTAATCAAATAAAGGAACTTGCGCTGAAGTTGATGAGCATGATATCTGAAAATCTAGGTTTACAATCTTCATGCATCGAACATATAATTGGAGAGGTTTATCAGAATATAACTATCAGTTATTACCCTCCTTGTCCGCAGCCAGAACTTACTCTGGGGTTACAGTCACATTCTGATATAGGTGCcataactcttttgatacaagATGATGTTGGGGGTCTTGAGGTTTTGAAGGACGAAAAATGGGTGACTGTTCAGCCTGTGTCTGATGCAATTGTTGTCATTTTGGCTGACCAAACCGAG ATTATGACCAATGGCAAGTACCGAAGCGCAGTACATCGGGCTGTAAGCAATTCTCATCGAGCGCGGCTCTCAGTGGGGACGTTTCATGACCCAGGTAAGATTAGGAGAATTGCACCAGCTGCTCAGCTTGTAGACAAGGACACTCTAGCTAGATATAAAGAAGTTGTATATGgagaatatgtttcaaattggtACTCCAAAGGCCCCGAAGGAAAAAGAAATATTGATTTCCTATTAATTGATCCCCTATTACTTAACCAACAGTAG